Proteins from a genomic interval of Paenibacillus sp. FSL H8-0048:
- a CDS encoding PdaC/SigV domain-containing protein, whose translation MTKNSTSKNNARRWGAGILAAGLLLGGTGIFPSGTTEAAAAAAQTKADTSQVVLKVNGKITSQTGLFKEGKVWVPVTFMRDSLGMPLSYDKAEKAYTIGTGTAQTKLTTTDYGITISVNNYYIGDYEAKQWNNKLFVPMDLLNDYLGYKSDWSAVSGRLNLMKRTQNAVTIKTASYVKDHKDAPIRLDYPQVSGLASPEAEKAINDAIKQTVLKFAADAEDQITKRAKDDRPYEFDGGYVVTYNQNGVLSLITNQYEYTGGAHGMTYRNAFTFSLKDGKRLLLGDLFGANPNYKKQMNAEITKEFKNFSGGYLGGFTGLNTEKYFYLRDGKVVLFFQLYDYTVYAAGFPEFNFSFKELLPDGSSPFTALK comes from the coding sequence ATGACTAAGAACTCGACTTCAAAAAACAACGCCCGCCGATGGGGTGCAGGAATACTTGCCGCAGGGTTGCTCCTTGGGGGAACAGGAATCTTCCCGTCAGGGACGACGGAGGCTGCAGCTGCTGCTGCCCAGACGAAGGCTGACACTTCTCAGGTGGTGCTGAAGGTAAACGGTAAGATTACTTCACAAACGGGGCTGTTCAAAGAGGGAAAGGTATGGGTTCCGGTAACCTTCATGCGTGATTCGCTTGGCATGCCGCTGTCCTATGACAAGGCAGAGAAGGCGTATACCATTGGAACAGGCACTGCCCAGACGAAGCTAACTACTACAGACTATGGCATTACGATCAGCGTCAATAACTATTACATCGGAGACTATGAAGCGAAGCAGTGGAATAACAAGCTGTTCGTTCCGATGGATCTGCTGAATGATTACCTGGGCTATAAAAGCGACTGGAGCGCGGTCTCAGGACGGCTGAACTTGATGAAGAGAACGCAGAATGCAGTTACGATTAAGACCGCCAGCTATGTGAAGGATCATAAGGATGCCCCGATCCGCCTGGACTATCCGCAGGTTAGCGGCCTGGCCAGCCCGGAAGCTGAGAAGGCTATCAATGACGCGATCAAACAGACGGTGTTGAAGTTCGCAGCCGATGCCGAGGATCAAATTACTAAGCGGGCAAAAGATGACCGGCCCTATGAATTCGATGGCGGATATGTAGTCACTTACAATCAGAATGGCGTGCTCAGTCTGATTACGAATCAATATGAGTATACCGGGGGCGCACATGGTATGACCTACCGCAATGCGTTCACCTTCTCGCTCAAGGACGGGAAGCGCCTGCTGCTGGGCGATCTGTTCGGAGCGAATCCGAATTACAAGAAGCAGATGAATGCCGAAATTACCAAGGAATTCAAGAACTTCAGCGGAGGTTATCTCGGCGGATTCACCGGCTTGAACACCGAGAAATACTTCTATCTGAGAGACGGCAAGGTAGTGCTCTTCTTCCAGCTGTATGATTACACGGTATATGCCGCAGGCTTCCCGGAATTCAACTTCAGCTTCAAGGAACTCCTGCCGGACGGAAGCAGTCCGTTCACAGCGCTGAAATAA
- a CDS encoding SIMPL domain-containing protein, whose amino-acid sequence MRRWGKSIGAVLLAGSLMIGGMGLSGVLSGPEKAYADEVQKNIVSVVGKGELSIKPDIAYLSIGVSTTADTAQEAQKGTAAKISKLTALFKTTWGIADKDIQSSQFNVQPNYTYTEKDGQKVKGYNAQHTLEVSYRDLTKVGQLLDAASTAGANNIGNVRFAIEDPSAFEAQVIEKAMQNADVKAAAIAKAAKRGVGQVVTVIQSDDGNHPVVYAEAAMMQKSSMDNNAGSSVEPGQVKVTTQLNVTYELK is encoded by the coding sequence ATGAGAAGATGGGGTAAATCGATTGGAGCAGTATTGCTGGCAGGGAGCTTGATGATTGGAGGAATGGGGTTGAGCGGAGTGCTGAGTGGACCTGAAAAGGCTTACGCTGACGAGGTGCAGAAGAACATTGTGAGCGTGGTGGGCAAAGGTGAGCTGTCGATTAAGCCGGATATCGCTTATCTCTCTATCGGGGTGAGCACTACAGCGGATACTGCACAGGAGGCACAGAAGGGTACAGCGGCGAAAATCTCCAAGCTGACGGCATTGTTCAAAACCACTTGGGGTATAGCCGACAAAGACATCCAGAGCAGCCAGTTCAACGTACAGCCTAATTACACCTACACGGAGAAGGACGGCCAGAAGGTCAAAGGCTATAATGCCCAGCACACTCTGGAGGTATCGTACCGTGATCTGACGAAGGTTGGGCAACTTTTGGACGCAGCCTCTACGGCCGGGGCGAACAACATCGGCAATGTGCGGTTTGCCATTGAAGATCCCTCTGCCTTCGAAGCACAGGTGATCGAGAAGGCTATGCAGAATGCAGACGTCAAAGCAGCAGCCATAGCCAAAGCGGCGAAACGGGGAGTGGGCCAGGTGGTTACGGTGATTCAGAGCGATGACGGCAATCATCCGGTTGTCTACGCTGAAGCAGCAATGATGCAGAAATCGTCAATGGATAACAATGCCGGCAGCTCTGTTGAACCCGGTCAGGTCAAAGTCACTACCCAATTAAATGTAACGTATGAACTGAAATAA
- a CDS encoding HPr family phosphocarrier protein: protein MTKHPVVVRLKTGLHARPAALFVQEANKFSSEIFVEKDDKKVNAKSIMGIMSLAISSGTEIHISADGADAEQAVTALTSLVSKEELENQ from the coding sequence ATGACAAAGCACCCGGTAGTTGTTCGGTTGAAGACGGGGCTCCATGCTCGGCCGGCAGCATTGTTTGTGCAAGAAGCTAATAAGTTTTCGTCGGAGATTTTCGTGGAAAAAGACGATAAAAAAGTGAACGCCAAGAGTATCATGGGCATTATGAGCCTTGCGATCAGTTCCGGTACGGAGATTCATATCAGCGCAGACGGTGCAGACGCGGAACAGGCTGTAACCGCTTTGACCAGTCTGGTAAGCAAGGAAGAGCTCGAGAATCAATAA
- the whiA gene encoding DNA-binding protein WhiA, with translation MSFAALTKKELTMVESPPCCEKAEMSALIRMNGSVQLSSKKVVLDISTENAAIARRVYSLLKKYYQVHIELLVRKKMRLKKNNVYIVRIPNQVQEILKDLRIVSEGFIFTDGIDEEIVGKNCCKRAYLRGAFMAGGSVNNPEGSSYHLEIASMYEEHCKALVELAGEFHLNARCIERKKGFILYIKEGEKIIEFLSLIGAHQALFKFEDVRIMRDMRNSVNRIVNCETANLNKTISAAVRQIENIKLLQREVGLESLPDKLREVAEIRLAHPDINLKEVGDMLGGTVSKSGVNHRLRKIDELADKVRGG, from the coding sequence TTGTCTTTTGCGGCCCTTACCAAAAAAGAGCTGACGATGGTCGAGAGTCCGCCCTGCTGCGAGAAAGCGGAAATGTCAGCGCTGATCCGAATGAACGGTTCGGTGCAGCTTTCGAGCAAAAAGGTGGTTCTCGACATTTCGACGGAGAACGCCGCGATTGCAAGGCGGGTATATTCTTTGCTTAAGAAATATTACCAGGTCCATATCGAGCTGCTCGTGCGTAAAAAAATGCGTTTGAAGAAGAATAACGTCTATATTGTAAGAATCCCGAACCAGGTCCAGGAGATCCTGAAGGATCTGCGGATTGTCTCTGAGGGCTTTATTTTCACGGATGGGATTGATGAGGAGATTGTCGGCAAGAATTGCTGCAAGCGCGCCTATCTGCGCGGGGCCTTCATGGCAGGCGGTTCGGTCAATAATCCGGAGGGCTCTTCGTACCACTTGGAAATCGCTTCCATGTATGAGGAGCACTGCAAGGCGCTCGTTGAGCTGGCTGGTGAATTTCACCTGAACGCCCGCTGCATAGAACGCAAAAAAGGCTTCATCCTATACATCAAGGAAGGCGAGAAGATTATCGAGTTCCTCAGTCTGATCGGCGCTCATCAGGCGCTGTTCAAGTTCGAGGATGTGCGGATCATGCGTGATATGCGTAACTCGGTCAACCGGATTGTGAACTGCGAAACGGCCAATCTGAACAAGACGATCAGTGCGGCGGTACGCCAGATTGAGAACATCAAGCTGCTGCAGCGCGAGGTGGGTCTGGAAAGTTTGCCGGATAAGCTGCGGGAGGTTGCCGAGATCAGACTGGCTCACCCGGATATTAACCTCAAGGAAGTCGGGGATATGCTGGGCGGGACGGTCAGTAAATCGGGTGTGAACCACCGTTTGCGCAAAATTGATGAGCTGGCGGACAAGGTCCGCGGCGGCTGA
- a CDS encoding gluconeogenesis factor YvcK family protein: MGGGTGLSVMLRGLKEKPLDITAIVTVADDGGSSGILRSELQMPPPGDIRNVLTAMADVEPLMAQIMKYRFSSGEGLAGHSLGNLILAALTDISGDFVTAVRELSRLFAVRGRVLPAAGEAVILHAEMADGTLITGESKIPEAGGVIKRVFLEPVDVEPLPEALEAIRNADAILLGPGSLYTSILPNLLVPKLAEAVVASEAIKIFVCNVMTQPGETDNYTVNDHLQAVYDHIGLHLFDYVIVNDGEIPEQVQIKYAEKGARPVQLDREAVDGNGYKVIADKLVLFKTYLRHDTDKLSHHIFQLVKDWIDRKS, translated from the coding sequence ATGGGCGGCGGGACCGGACTCTCCGTGATGCTCCGGGGGTTGAAAGAGAAGCCGCTGGATATCACGGCGATCGTAACTGTCGCAGATGACGGGGGAAGCTCCGGGATTCTGCGCAGTGAGCTGCAGATGCCGCCGCCAGGAGATATCCGCAACGTACTTACAGCTATGGCTGACGTTGAGCCTCTGATGGCGCAGATTATGAAGTACCGCTTCAGCAGCGGAGAAGGTTTAGCCGGACACAGCCTAGGCAATCTGATTCTGGCTGCACTTACCGATATCTCGGGGGACTTCGTTACAGCAGTCCGGGAGCTGAGCCGTCTGTTCGCCGTTCGCGGCCGGGTGCTGCCTGCAGCCGGAGAAGCAGTAATCCTGCATGCCGAGATGGCGGACGGGACGCTGATTACCGGCGAATCCAAAATCCCGGAGGCAGGCGGCGTTATTAAGCGCGTGTTCCTGGAGCCTGTGGATGTGGAGCCGCTGCCGGAGGCGCTGGAGGCTATCCGCAACGCAGATGCTATTCTGCTTGGTCCGGGCAGTCTGTATACCAGCATTTTGCCGAATCTGCTGGTACCTAAACTGGCGGAAGCCGTGGTGGCATCAGAGGCCATTAAGATTTTTGTATGCAATGTAATGACTCAGCCGGGTGAGACAGATAATTACACGGTGAATGACCATCTACAGGCCGTATATGACCATATCGGGCTGCATCTGTTCGATTATGTGATCGTGAATGACGGGGAGATCCCGGAGCAGGTGCAGATCAAATACGCCGAGAAGGGCGCCCGTCCGGTACAGCTTGACCGTGAGGCTGTAGACGGTAACGGGTATAAGGTGATTGCCGACAAGCTGGTATTATTTAAAACCTATTTGCGGCATGATACAGATAAGCTCAGTCACCATATTTTCCAGCTGGTGAAGGATTGGATTGACAGAAAGAGTTAA
- the rapZ gene encoding RNase adapter RapZ — MTDLEQTLPAHATLIIITGMSGAGKTIAVQSLEDLGFFCVDNLPPVLIPKFAELIEQSKGKIAKVALVIDLRGREFFTALSESLAYIKDESTIGCEILFLDATDSVLVQRYKESRRHHPLAPKGMPLDGIRMERQMLEELKNSATLCLDTSSMKPVQLKEKIVSRFSHLGKSTLSVNITSFGFKYGIPIDADLVFDVRFLPNPHYVDQLRPKTGQDNEVYDYVMKWPETQEFLTKLLDMLQFLIPQYRKEGKSQIIIGIGCTGGKHRSVAIAEYLGKMLGVSETETVAVSHRDSERDRH; from the coding sequence ATGACCGACCTCGAGCAAACCCTGCCCGCCCATGCCACCCTGATTATCATTACAGGCATGTCGGGTGCGGGCAAGACGATTGCCGTGCAGAGCCTGGAGGATCTGGGATTCTTCTGCGTCGATAATCTTCCGCCTGTGCTAATCCCGAAATTCGCAGAGCTGATTGAACAGTCCAAGGGTAAAATCGCAAAGGTGGCGCTGGTCATCGACCTCAGGGGGCGTGAATTCTTCACCGCCCTGTCGGAGTCCTTGGCCTATATCAAGGACGAGTCAACGATCGGGTGTGAGATCCTTTTCCTGGATGCCACAGACTCGGTGCTTGTACAGCGTTACAAGGAGAGCCGGAGGCATCATCCGCTTGCTCCCAAGGGCATGCCGCTGGACGGCATCCGCATGGAGCGCCAGATGCTGGAGGAGCTGAAGAATTCGGCTACCCTGTGTCTGGATACCAGCAGCATGAAGCCAGTGCAGCTCAAAGAAAAAATAGTGTCACGCTTCTCCCACCTCGGGAAAAGCACCCTCTCGGTTAACATTACTTCTTTTGGATTCAAGTATGGGATTCCGATCGATGCTGACTTGGTGTTCGACGTCCGCTTCTTGCCTAATCCGCATTATGTGGACCAGCTGCGGCCCAAGACAGGCCAAGACAACGAGGTGTACGACTACGTAATGAAATGGCCTGAAACGCAAGAATTCCTGACCAAGCTGCTGGATATGCTTCAATTCCTTATTCCGCAATACCGCAAGGAAGGCAAATCCCAGATTATTATCGGCATCGGTTGTACCGGCGGCAAGCACCGTTCGGTAGCCATCGCCGAATACCTGGGCAAAATGCTGGGGGTTAGCGAGACGGAAACGGTAGCAGTCAGCCATCGGGATTCCGAACGCGACCGGCATTGA
- a CDS encoding ROK family glucokinase produces the protein MSEHIYVGVDLGGTTIKVGICNAEGSLLHTYEGPTGTADGVDAVIDNIEKYVRQIVEDSPYSWDQLAGVGAGLAGFTNIREGIIILAPNIGFRDVPIRSILEGRLNKPVKIDNDANVAALGEAWSGAGRGIENCVCYTLGTGVGGGIIINGKVYQGFAGLAGELGHISVVPDLEAIQCGCGNMGCLETVSSATGIIRMANDAVARGDRTSLSTVEKIAAKEVFDAAKTGDEVALRIVNRAAFYLGKSMASVAAVLNPEVFIVGGGVSKAGDILFDEVRRVFAKLAPAPLQTGVTIVPAALGNDAGIIGAAGLLLRS, from the coding sequence ATGTCTGAACATATCTACGTTGGCGTGGATTTAGGTGGTACCACGATTAAGGTTGGAATCTGTAATGCCGAGGGAAGCCTGCTGCACACTTACGAAGGTCCGACAGGGACTGCGGATGGCGTCGATGCTGTCATCGATAATATCGAGAAGTATGTACGCCAGATTGTGGAGGACTCTCCGTATTCCTGGGACCAACTGGCTGGTGTAGGTGCGGGACTGGCCGGATTTACGAATATTCGTGAAGGAATCATCATCCTTGCGCCTAACATAGGATTTAGAGATGTGCCGATCCGCTCCATTCTGGAGGGTCGTCTGAACAAGCCAGTCAAAATAGACAATGATGCCAACGTGGCAGCACTGGGTGAAGCCTGGAGCGGGGCAGGCCGCGGTATTGAGAACTGTGTCTGCTATACGCTCGGTACGGGTGTCGGCGGCGGTATTATTATTAATGGTAAAGTGTATCAGGGCTTTGCCGGCCTGGCCGGTGAGCTGGGACATATCTCCGTAGTGCCTGATCTGGAAGCGATCCAGTGCGGCTGCGGGAACATGGGCTGTTTGGAAACCGTTTCCTCAGCGACAGGCATTATCCGTATGGCGAACGATGCTGTAGCACGTGGAGATCGGACCTCCTTGTCCACCGTTGAAAAAATCGCTGCGAAGGAAGTATTCGATGCCGCCAAGACAGGCGATGAGGTTGCGCTGCGGATTGTGAACCGGGCAGCCTTCTATCTGGGCAAATCGATGGCTTCCGTTGCTGCGGTGCTGAACCCTGAAGTATTCATCGTCGGGGGCGGGGTCTCCAAGGCAGGCGACATCCTGTTCGATGAAGTCCGCCGGGTGTTCGCTAAGCTGGCACCTGCCCCACTGCAGACCGGTGTTACGATTGTACCTGCAGCACTTGGCAATGACGCCGGTATTATTGGTGCGGCAGGTCTGCTCCTGCGTTCTTAA
- a CDS encoding DUF438 domain-containing protein — MSELINNREVDIPEQTRRQAMLREIIKELHAGKSVEEVKARFEEAVGDVTVEEISAMEHSLMTEEGIPVEEVQRLCSVHTAIFKGSIEQIHRSSKPEEQPGHPVHTFKLENREIERLVNFRLELHADKFKKNASDEIIFKLLEDLSLLLDLDKHYSRKENLLFPYLEKYGIYGPTKVMWGVDDGIRNMIKEAKKALSAYNGDSGQIIAALEEIIKEVNEMIFKEENILLPMALDKLTEDEWVKIARESDEIGFCLTAPEREWIPERAAEPEGADVPAGEGEGLSPQGFIRFETGLLSLHQLETLMNHLPVDLTFIDENDVVRYFSHGKERIFARTKAVIGRTVQNCHPPQSVHVVEKLLADFKAGVKDAEDFWINIKDKFIYIRYFAVRDADGRYMGTLEFTQNIAPIRALEGQKRILSE; from the coding sequence ATGAGCGAACTGATTAATAACCGCGAGGTCGATATTCCGGAACAGACGCGCCGCCAGGCTATGCTGAGAGAGATCATCAAGGAGCTGCATGCAGGCAAAAGCGTGGAGGAGGTTAAGGCGCGTTTTGAAGAGGCGGTAGGCGATGTTACGGTGGAGGAAATCTCCGCCATGGAGCACTCCCTGATGACCGAGGAAGGCATTCCGGTAGAGGAAGTACAGCGCCTCTGCTCCGTGCATACGGCCATTTTCAAAGGCTCAATTGAACAGATTCACCGTTCTTCTAAGCCTGAGGAGCAGCCCGGTCATCCCGTGCATACGTTCAAGCTGGAGAACCGCGAGATCGAGCGTCTGGTCAACTTCCGGCTGGAGCTGCATGCGGATAAGTTCAAGAAAAACGCCAGCGATGAGATTATTTTCAAGCTGCTGGAGGACCTGAGTCTGCTGCTCGATCTCGACAAGCATTACAGCCGCAAGGAGAATCTCCTGTTCCCTTACCTGGAGAAGTACGGCATTTACGGTCCTACGAAGGTAATGTGGGGAGTCGATGACGGAATCCGCAATATGATCAAGGAAGCCAAGAAGGCGCTTAGCGCCTATAACGGGGACAGCGGGCAAATTATAGCCGCACTTGAAGAGATTATTAAGGAAGTCAATGAGATGATCTTCAAGGAAGAGAATATTCTGCTCCCGATGGCGCTGGATAAGCTGACTGAGGATGAGTGGGTCAAAATTGCCCGTGAAAGCGATGAAATCGGCTTCTGCCTGACTGCGCCTGAACGGGAATGGATACCGGAACGTGCAGCGGAGCCAGAGGGCGCCGATGTTCCGGCGGGAGAAGGGGAAGGCCTGTCTCCGCAGGGCTTCATCCGGTTCGAGACCGGACTACTGTCGCTCCACCAGCTGGAGACGCTGATGAATCATCTGCCGGTGGATCTCACCTTTATCGATGAGAACGATGTCGTCCGCTATTTCTCGCATGGCAAGGAACGGATCTTCGCCCGGACGAAGGCTGTCATCGGCCGCACCGTGCAGAACTGCCATCCGCCGCAAAGCGTGCATGTTGTTGAGAAGCTGCTGGCGGACTTCAAGGCTGGAGTGAAGGATGCCGAGGATTTCTGGATTAACATTAAGGATAAATTCATCTATATCCGTTATTTCGCCGTGCGGGATGCAGACGGCCGTTATATGGGGACGCTGGAATTCACCCAGAATATCGCACCGATCCGTGCCCTTGAGGGCCAGAAGCGAATTTTGTCGGAATAG
- a CDS encoding DUF1858 domain-containing protein — MSIALKLDESVFELVTRHPEIVEIMVELGFRDIAKPGMLQTAGRFMTLSKGMKLKKIELETVRLAFQRHGFEIIE; from the coding sequence ATGAGCATAGCGTTGAAGCTGGATGAATCGGTCTTTGAGCTGGTAACCAGGCACCCGGAAATTGTTGAGATCATGGTGGAGCTGGGTTTTCGTGATATTGCGAAGCCTGGAATGCTGCAGACTGCAGGACGATTCATGACCCTGTCCAAAGGAATGAAATTAAAGAAAATAGAGCTGGAAACCGTTCGGCTGGCCTTTCAGCGGCATGGTTTCGAGATTATAGAATAG
- the thiC gene encoding phosphomethylpyrimidine synthase ThiC, which translates to MTGTGKNEEVDLSGFPASRKVYVEGSRPDIRVPMREISLSRTEGVAGEEENAPLRVYDTSGIYTDAAEETDIRRGLPPHRSSWIAERGDSEEYTGRAVRPEDNGIRRDGTAAEACPGLSRNPRRAYTGCNVTQLHYARQGIITPEMEYIAIRENIRPEFVRDEVAAGRAIIPANINHPESEPMIIGRSFLVKINANIGNSAVTSSIEEEVEKMRWATRWGADTIMDLSTGSKIHTTREWIIRNSPVPVGTVPLYQALEKVNGIAENLTWELYRDTLIEQAEQGVDYFTIHAGVLRRYIPLTARRMTGIVSRGGSIMAAWCLAHQQENFLYTHFEDICEIMKTYDVAFSLGDGLRPGSIADANDEAQFAELETLGELTLLAWKHDVQVMVEGPGHVPLHKIKENMDKQLEICREAPFYTLGPLTTDIAPGYDHITSAIGAAMIGGLGTAMLCYVTPKEHLGLPDKNDVREGVITYKIAAHAADLAKGHPGAQDRDNALSKARFEFRWRDQFHLSLDPERALAYHDETLPSEGAKQAHFCSMCGPKFCSMRISHDIRNFHRVEQITVT; encoded by the coding sequence ATGACAGGAACGGGTAAGAACGAAGAGGTGGATCTGTCCGGATTCCCCGCAAGCCGTAAAGTGTATGTGGAGGGCTCACGCCCGGATATCCGGGTTCCGATGCGGGAGATCAGCCTTAGCAGAACCGAAGGCGTTGCCGGGGAAGAGGAGAATGCTCCGCTGCGTGTCTATGACACAAGCGGTATTTACACGGATGCCGCAGAGGAGACAGATATTAGGAGGGGGCTGCCGCCGCACCGTTCAAGCTGGATCGCGGAGCGCGGTGATTCGGAGGAATACACCGGAAGGGCGGTCCGGCCGGAGGATAATGGAATCCGCAGAGACGGGACTGCCGCTGAAGCTTGTCCAGGACTGAGCAGGAATCCCCGGCGGGCCTATACAGGCTGTAATGTGACCCAGCTGCATTATGCAAGGCAAGGGATCATCACGCCGGAAATGGAGTATATTGCGATCCGGGAGAATATCCGGCCGGAGTTCGTAAGGGATGAAGTGGCTGCGGGCCGTGCTATTATTCCGGCCAATATCAATCACCCGGAGAGTGAGCCGATGATTATCGGCCGTAGCTTCCTGGTGAAGATCAATGCGAACATCGGAAATTCTGCGGTCACTTCTTCTATAGAAGAGGAAGTGGAGAAGATGCGCTGGGCAACCCGCTGGGGGGCTGACACCATTATGGATCTCTCCACCGGCTCCAAGATCCATACTACCCGGGAGTGGATTATCCGCAATTCTCCTGTGCCGGTCGGTACAGTGCCCTTATACCAGGCGCTGGAGAAGGTGAACGGCATAGCCGAGAACTTAACCTGGGAGCTCTACCGTGACACCCTGATTGAACAGGCGGAGCAGGGGGTGGATTACTTCACTATTCATGCAGGGGTGCTGCGGCGCTATATTCCGCTTACTGCCCGGAGAATGACCGGCATCGTATCCCGGGGCGGTTCGATTATGGCCGCCTGGTGCCTGGCCCATCAGCAGGAGAACTTTCTGTACACACACTTCGAAGATATATGTGAGATTATGAAGACGTATGATGTGGCCTTCTCTCTGGGGGATGGCCTGCGTCCCGGCTCTATCGCCGATGCCAATGACGAAGCTCAGTTCGCCGAGCTGGAGACGCTGGGAGAGCTGACGCTGCTAGCCTGGAAGCACGATGTTCAGGTCATGGTCGAAGGTCCGGGGCATGTGCCGCTGCACAAGATTAAGGAGAATATGGACAAGCAGCTTGAGATTTGCCGGGAAGCTCCTTTCTATACGCTTGGGCCGCTGACTACGGATATTGCACCCGGCTATGATCACATCACATCGGCCATCGGAGCAGCGATGATCGGGGGGCTCGGAACGGCGATGCTGTGCTATGTCACTCCTAAGGAGCATTTAGGCCTGCCTGACAAGAATGATGTGCGCGAAGGAGTCATTACCTATAAAATTGCTGCACATGCCGCAGACCTCGCCAAGGGGCATCCGGGAGCGCAGGACCGGGACAATGCCCTGTCCAAGGCGCGGTTCGAGTTCCGCTGGCGCGACCAGTTCCATCTCTCCCTCGACCCGGAAAGGGCGCTCGCGTATCATGATGAGACCCTTCCTTCGGAGGGGGCCAAGCAAGCGCATTTCTGCTCGATGTGCGGCCCTAAATTCTGCAGCATGCGGATTTCGCATGATATCCGTAATTTCCATAGGGTGGAGCAAATTACTGTAACTTAG
- the trxB gene encoding thioredoxin-disulfide reductase translates to MYKTIVIGTGPAGLTAAIYLARANLSPLVIEGLQPGGQLTTTTEVENFPGFPEGILGPDLMDNMRKQAERFGAEFKNGWVESVDFSQRPFKVTVDGMGVLEAESVIISTGASARYLGIPGEQENVGRGVSTCATCDGFFFRNKKIVVVGGGDSAMEEASFLTRFASSVTLVHRRPELRASKIMQDRARDNSKVAWALNRTPVEVTVGETGVKGLTVLNNETGQTELVEADGVFVAIGHTPNTAFLGGQINTDANGYIVVNPGTTETNIPGVFACGDVQDTRYRQAISAAGTGCMAAMDAEKFLEGTMVHDWSESLDK, encoded by the coding sequence ATGTACAAAACGATTGTAATCGGAACAGGCCCGGCAGGGCTGACTGCCGCGATTTATCTGGCGCGTGCGAATCTGAGCCCGCTGGTAATTGAAGGCTTGCAGCCTGGGGGACAACTGACAACGACGACAGAAGTGGAGAACTTTCCAGGCTTCCCTGAAGGGATTCTGGGTCCTGACCTGATGGACAATATGCGCAAGCAGGCGGAACGCTTTGGCGCTGAATTCAAGAACGGCTGGGTGGAGTCGGTGGACTTCTCACAGCGCCCGTTCAAGGTAACCGTGGACGGGATGGGTGTACTGGAAGCAGAGTCCGTTATTATTTCAACCGGGGCTTCTGCAAGATATCTGGGCATCCCGGGCGAGCAGGAGAATGTGGGACGCGGGGTCAGCACCTGTGCGACCTGTGACGGCTTCTTTTTCCGTAATAAAAAGATTGTCGTCGTCGGCGGCGGAGACTCCGCCATGGAGGAAGCCAGCTTCCTGACCCGCTTTGCGTCCAGCGTAACGCTGGTTCACCGCCGTCCTGAGCTGCGTGCCTCGAAGATCATGCAGGACAGGGCCCGTGACAACAGCAAGGTAGCCTGGGCCTTGAACCGCACACCTGTTGAGGTAACAGTAGGAGAGACCGGAGTGAAGGGCCTTACAGTGCTTAATAATGAGACAGGTCAGACAGAGCTGGTAGAGGCAGACGGTGTGTTCGTAGCCATTGGACACACGCCGAACACAGCCTTCTTGGGCGGGCAGATCAATACGGATGCTAACGGCTATATCGTGGTGAACCCGGGTACCACCGAGACCAATATCCCTGGTGTATTCGCCTGCGGTGATGTGCAGGATACCCGTTACCGTCAAGCGATATCGGCAGCGGGAACCGGCTGTATGGCCGCCATGGATGCCGAGAAGTTCCTGGAAGGCACGATGGTGCACGACTGGAGCGAATCGCTGGACAAATAA